A stretch of Halostagnicola kamekurae DNA encodes these proteins:
- a CDS encoding DUF447 domain-containing protein, producing the protein MSGAGDGANDRRGDDDGTDDYDDRADSDDDVEWPVTLEGVTETVVTTLGPNGRWNAAALGLFAETEPAGRDKCEAEAKDQHASEAGEDDISVTARTWGNTRTRRNFHRRGTGYVQFTRDPVDFVDAALSIFELEEPTLESADAWVRVTVERIESGTEDGTRWEAWRLDPLESAVETETVPTINRGFGAVVEATVAASRLEVDGYDESVLRDRLEYYESVVDRAGSDREREALARVRECVDW; encoded by the coding sequence ATGAGCGGCGCTGGCGACGGGGCGAATGACCGCCGTGGTGACGATGACGGGACGGATGACTACGACGACAGAGCGGACAGCGACGACGACGTCGAGTGGCCGGTCACGCTCGAGGGAGTGACCGAAACGGTCGTCACCACGCTCGGACCAAACGGTCGCTGGAACGCGGCCGCACTCGGGCTGTTCGCCGAGACAGAGCCAGCGGGTCGGGACAAGTGCGAGGCCGAAGCGAAGGACCAACACGCCAGCGAGGCGGGTGAAGACGACATCAGCGTAACCGCGCGCACGTGGGGAAACACCAGAACGCGGCGCAACTTCCACAGACGGGGCACTGGGTACGTCCAGTTTACGCGCGATCCCGTCGACTTCGTCGACGCCGCGCTCTCGATTTTCGAACTCGAGGAGCCGACGCTCGAGTCGGCCGACGCGTGGGTTCGGGTGACGGTCGAGCGAATCGAGTCCGGGACCGAGGACGGAACGCGGTGGGAAGCGTGGCGACTCGACCCGCTCGAGTCGGCCGTCGAAACCGAAACCGTGCCGACGATAAACCGCGGGTTCGGTGCCGTCGTCGAGGCGACCGTCGCCGCCTCGAGACTCGAGGTCGACGGCTACGACGAATCCGTGCTTCGAGACCGGCTCGAGTACTACGAATCGGTGGTCGACCGGGCCGGCAGCGACCGCGAACGGGAGGCGCTCGCTCGCGTACGCGAGTGCGTGGACTGGTAG
- a CDS encoding 30S ribosomal protein S17e → MAIKPAYVKKTGTLLLEQYPDAFTTDFEQNKDSVEKLTNIESKGVRNRIAGYVTRKKSGQVAA, encoded by the coding sequence ATGGCAATCAAACCGGCCTACGTCAAAAAGACTGGGACGCTCCTGCTCGAGCAGTACCCGGACGCGTTCACGACCGACTTCGAACAGAACAAAGACAGCGTCGAGAAGCTGACGAACATCGAATCCAAGGGCGTGCGAAACCGCATCGCCGGCTACGTCACGCGCAAGAAAAGCGGCCAGGTCGCAGCCTGA
- the asd gene encoding aspartate-semialdehyde dehydrogenase, whose amino-acid sequence MTVRVGVLGATGAVGQRLIQLLDPHPSFEIAALTASDSSAGRSYRDAAKWRVDSPIPADVADMTVQATEPNSVPDDVDLLFSSLPSSVGAEVEPDFCKAGYVLSSNSSNARMDADVPLVIPEVNADHLDLLEVQRDERGWDGAMVKNPNCSTITFVPTLAALAQFGLESVHVSTLQAVSGAGYDGVTSMEIIDNAIPHIGSEEDKLETESRKLLGEFDGASLTENSVEVAASCNRIPTIDGHLENVWVETEEEISADDAAAAMESYPSLELPSSPDPLIHVFSEPDRPQPRMDRTLGGGMAIAAGGIRESPFGLQYNCLAHNTIRGAAGASVLNGELLLENGYL is encoded by the coding sequence ATGACTGTACGTGTAGGCGTTCTCGGTGCAACGGGCGCTGTCGGCCAGCGACTGATCCAGCTACTCGATCCGCATCCGTCCTTCGAAATCGCGGCGCTAACGGCGAGCGACTCGAGCGCCGGTCGGTCCTATCGCGACGCGGCGAAGTGGCGCGTCGACTCCCCCATTCCGGCGGACGTCGCCGACATGACGGTACAGGCCACCGAACCGAACTCGGTTCCGGACGACGTCGACCTCCTTTTCTCGTCGCTCCCCTCGAGCGTCGGTGCGGAGGTCGAACCGGACTTCTGTAAAGCGGGGTACGTGCTCTCGTCGAACTCCTCGAACGCGCGGATGGACGCGGACGTTCCGCTCGTCATTCCGGAGGTCAACGCTGACCACCTCGACCTGCTCGAGGTCCAGCGCGACGAGCGCGGCTGGGACGGCGCGATGGTCAAAAACCCCAACTGCTCGACGATCACCTTCGTTCCGACGCTCGCCGCGCTCGCGCAGTTCGGCCTCGAGAGCGTCCACGTCTCGACTCTGCAGGCCGTTTCGGGGGCGGGCTACGACGGCGTCACGTCGATGGAGATCATCGACAACGCGATCCCCCACATCGGCAGCGAGGAGGACAAACTCGAGACCGAATCGCGGAAGCTCCTCGGCGAGTTCGACGGCGCTTCTCTCACGGAAAACAGCGTCGAGGTCGCGGCCTCGTGTAACCGCATCCCGACCATCGACGGCCATCTCGAGAACGTCTGGGTGGAAACGGAAGAGGAGATTTCAGCGGACGACGCCGCGGCGGCCATGGAGTCGTACCCGTCGCTCGAGCTCCCCTCCTCGCCGGACCCGCTCATCCACGTCTTCTCGGAACCGGATCGGCCCCAGCCGCGGATGGACCGAACGCTCGGCGGCGGCATGGCGATCGCCGCAGGCGGTATCCGCGAGTCGCCGTTCGGACTGCAGTACAACTGTCTCGCACACAACACCATCCGCGGCGCCGCCGGTGCGAGCGTGCTCAACGGCGAACTGCTGCTTGAGAACGGCTACCTCTAG